CCATATGCTCCGGTATATGTGTGAAGCATTGTACTAACGCAAAACGAGTACCATAAAGATCGAAAAAGCCGATATCAAATGATATCGGCTTTTTTGTATCTCAGAGTAATTATTCTAAACTAAGAATTAAGCGCTTCTGGTTTTTCTTTAGCATCCGACAAAATTTCAAAAGATAATTTATCTTTCTTCAAGGTTATTTTCACACTACCGCCATGACTTAAACGGCCAAACAATAACTCATGAGCTAATTCTTTCTTAACCTCTTGCTGGATAACCCTAGCCATAGGCCTAGCGCCCATGTTTTTATCGTAACCTTTTTCAGCCAACCACTCTCGCGCTTGGTTGGTGACTTCAAGTGACACACCTTTATTGTCTAGTTGCACTTGTAGTTCAACGATAAATTTATCAACAACCTGCAAAATAACCTCTTTATCCAGATTATTAAACCAAACGATAGAATCCAATCTATTTCTAAATTCAGGGGTAAATATTTTATTAATTTCAGACTTAGCATCATGACTATGATCTTGTTGTTTGAAACCAATTGAAGTTCGAATCGTTTCTTGTACCCCAGCATTGGTGGTCATCACTAACACCACGTTCCTGAAGTCCACTTTACGTCCATTATTATCCGTTAATGTGCCGTGATCCATTACCTGTAATAAAATGTTGTACACATCACTGTGCGCTTTTTCTATTTCATCTAGCAATACCACTGAATAAGGATGTTTAATCACAGCATCAGTCAACATACCGCCTTGATCGAATCCCACATATCCTGGAGGCGCTCCAATCAAACGACTGACAGCATGGCGTTCCATATACTCAGACATATCAAAACGTACTAACTCTACCCCCATAATTTTGGCTAATTGAGCCGTAACTTCTGTTTTACCTACACCTGTAGGACCGGCAAACAAAAAGTTACCAATAGGTTTAGTTTCGCTACCTAATCCAGAGCGCGACAGACGTATTGCATCTGTAAGCGTGTCTATGGCCTGATCCTGACCAAATACAACCAACTTCAAGTCACGGTCTATGTTTTTCAATACTTCTTTATCAGAGGCCGATACAGACTTCTCCGGGATACGGGCAATCTTCGATATAATTTGCTCGATATCTGTGACATTAATGGTTTTTTTACGTTTTGAAGCAGGCATTAATCTTTGGCTTGCGCCAGCTTCATCAATAATATCAATGGCTTTATCTGGTAAAAAACGTTCATTAATATATTTAGCCGACAATTCAGCAGCTGCTCGCATCGCTTTATGGGTATATCGAACATTATGATGAGCTTCATATCGAGACTTTAGACCCATCAAAATTTTGGTCGTGTCAGATACCGTAGGTTCTACCACATCTACTTTTTGAAAACGACGAGCCAAAGCGCGATCTTTTTCAAAAATACCTTGATATTCTTGATAGGTAGTTGAACCGATACAACGTAATTCACCACTACTTAACTTAGGCTTAAGTAGGTTTGACGCATCCATTACGCCACCAGAGGCAGCCCCCGCTCCAATAATGGTATGAATTTCATCAATGAATAAAATAGCTTGAGGATCATCAGATAACTCTTTAAGGATACCTTTTAAACGTTTCTCAAAATCACCACGATATTTTGTACCTGCCAACAATGCACCCATATCCAACGAATAAACAGTGGCGTCTGCGATCACTTCAGGTACTTCATTATTTACAATACGATAAGCTAAACCTTCAGCAATAGCCGTTTTACCCACTCCTGCCTCACCCACTAATAATGGGTTGTTTTTGCGCCTACGACATAAAACTTGAATGCTTCTTTCAACTTCGCTTTCTCTGCCGATAAGGGGATCAATTTTGCCCTCTTTAGCACTAATGTTTAAATTAGTAGAATATTTATCGAGCATAGACTGAGCTTCTTCCTGCTCCGACACATCCGTATCAATGTCATTATGTTCAACAGCTTCGTCATCAATTTTAGACACACCATGTGATATAAAATTAACCACATCTAAACGAGTCACATCTGATTTTTTCAACAGATATACAGCTTGAGATTCCTGCTCACTGAAAATTGCCACCAATACATTGGCCCCCGTCACTTCTTCTTTACCTGACGATTGCACATGAAAAACTGCACGTTGTAATACCCGCTGAAAACCTAAAGTAGGCTGGGTTTCGCGCTCTTTAGCTTCATCATCCAATAATAAAGGCGTGGTATCTTTAACAAAATCAGTTAGTTCTTGTTGAATGATTTCAATATTAGCGCCACAGGCTTTTAATGCCTCTTTGGCGGAGTTATTATCGAGCAAGGCAAGCAATAGATGTTCAACCGTCATGAACTCATGACGATGTTCTCTAGCAAACATAAACGCTTCATTTAACGTTTGTTCTAAATCTTTATTTAACATAAGAATACCCTCTGACTACTAACCTTTAAAAACGGTATATTTTCACTCAAAATTACGCTTGTTCCATAGTACACATTAATGGATGTTGGTGCTCTCTCGCATAATTACTCACCTGCATAACTTTAGTTTCTGCAATCTCTGCAGTATATATGCCACAAACAGCTCTGCCTTGATAGTGCACAGTTAACATAATCTGCTGTGCTTTTTCTCCATCCAAATTAAAAAATCGAACTAACACCTCAATTACAAAATCCATTGGCGTGTAATCGTCATTATTCAAAAACACTTTATACATGGGTGGTGGCACAGCTTTTTGTCTGACCGTAGATTTTTGTTTTTCAATATCAATAGTGTTGTCTTTACCCATAAATAAGCTACTTACCTTTTTACCTAAATACCATAATTAGCTAAATTTTCGTATTTCAAAATAATAGAGCTAATCTTACCACTTGACTAAATACCAAATTCACCTTGACAAAAACAGGTTAAAAAACCTACATTTTATTTGACAGTTGAAAAACGTCAAATCAACTGGTCTTCCTCATACTTCTATAGTGTGGGGACAAAGTAGTGATAGTTCAAGGGATTTTAAGGAAGCAGAAGTATGGCAGTCGGTAAGGTTAAATGGTTCAACAACGCAAAAGGGTTTGGTTTTATTGTGCCTGATGATGGAGGCGAAGATATTTTCGCTCACTATTCAACTATACAAATGGAAGGATATCGCTCACTCAAAGCAGGACAAGAAGTTAAGTATGATATTGAGCAAGGTCCGAAAGGGCTACATGCTGAAAACATCGATTTTAATGGCGAACCTGAGAGATAACTCCTAAGTTGTCTAAAAAAAAAGCAGACTAAAATAGTCTGCTTTTTTATTGCCACCTTTTTAACAATTAAAAGGTGGCTGATTATTTCAAATTAAGCGTTTAACGCATTCGTTAAAGTTTCACTTGGGCACATAGCTTTAGTGATTAACGCTTCATCAGGGTAGTAATAACCACCAATATCTGCCGCTTTACCTTGAGTTGCATCAATTTCTGCCACAATAGTCGCTTCGTTAGTGCTAAGAGTTTCAAACAAAGGTTTAAATTTAGCAGCTAATTCTGCATCAGCAGTTTGAGCAGCCAATTCACCAGCCCAATATAAAGCTAGATAAAAATGACTTCCTCTGTTGTCAAGTTGACCAACTTTACGTAGGGGAGACTTACCATTAGTTAATAAAGTTTCAGTAGCTTTGTCTAGAGCTTCAGCCAATACTTTTGCTTTAGCATTATCTGTTTTAATCGCTAAATCTTCTAAAGAAACACCTAATGCTAAAAACTCACCAAGTGAATCCCAACGTAAGTGTCCTTCTTCAACAAACTGCTGAACGTGCTTAGGAGCTGAACCACCGGCCCCCGTTTCAAATAAGCCACCACCAGCCATTAATGGCACGATAGATAACATTTTGGCACTTGTACCCAACTCAATAATTGGAAACAAATCAGTCAAGTAATCACGTAATACATTACCTGTTACAGAAATAGTATCTTCACCTTTCATCGCACGTTCCATCGAGAAACGAATAGCGTCATCAGGCGATTGAATTGAAATATCTAAACCACTAGTATCATGCTCTTTCAAGTATGTAGTGACTTTAGCAATCAACTGCGCATCATGAGCACGCTTTGGATCTAGCCAAAATACTGCAGGAGTATTTGATTGACGGGCACGAGTCACTGCCAATTTAACCCAATCACGAATAGGCGCATCTTTCGCCTGGCATGCTCTCCAAATATCACCTTCTTCCACATCGTGCTCAAGCAATACAACACCATCTTGATCAATTACTTGCACTGTTCCGTCAGCAGGAATTTCAAAGGTTTTATCGTGAGAACCGTATTCTTCAGCTTTTTGCGCCATTAAACCAACGTTAGGTACTGTTCCCATAGTAGTTGGATCAAATGCTCCGTTTTCTTTACAGAAATCAATTGCTTGTTGGTAAATAGTGGCATAAGTAGTATCAGGAATAGTTGCTTTACAATCACCTGCAGCACCATCTGGTCCCCACATGTGACCAGAACCACGGATCATAGCAGGCATAGAAGCATCAACAATTATGTCACTTGGCACATGTAAGTTAGTGATGCCTTTATCGGAATTAACCATAGCCATTGGAGGACGAGAGGCGTAACAAGCAGCAATGTCTTGTTCTATTTCAGCTTGTTTTTCAGCTGGTAAACTAGCGATTTTTTCGTAAACGCTACCAAAACCATTTTTGGTATCAACACCTAATTCGTCAAACAAATCACCGTGTTTAGCAAACACATCTTTAAAGTATACTTTTACGCAGTGACCAAAAATAATAGGATCAGATACTTTCATCATGGTGGCTTTCATATGTAATGAAAACAACACACCTGAATTTTTGGCATCAGTGATTTCTTTTTCAAAAAACTCACATAACGCTTTTTTACTCATGAAGCTAGCATCTAATACTTCACCAGCGAGTAAATTGATTTTATCTTTAAGAACGGTTTTCACACCATTTTTGTCAGTAAACTCAATAGAAGCATGACCAGCTTTAGCTAAGGTTACTGATTTTTCAGAAGAATAAAAACAACCTGTTCCCATATGTGCAACGTGAGTTTTAGAATCTTTAGACCAAGCACCCATTGAATGAGGATTGTTCTTCACATAATTTTTAACCGCAATAGGTGCTCTTCGATCTG
The sequence above is a segment of the Paraglaciecola sp. L3A3 genome. Coding sequences within it:
- the clpA gene encoding ATP-dependent Clp protease ATP-binding subunit ClpA, with amino-acid sequence MLNKDLEQTLNEAFMFAREHRHEFMTVEHLLLALLDNNSAKEALKACGANIEIIQQELTDFVKDTTPLLLDDEAKERETQPTLGFQRVLQRAVFHVQSSGKEEVTGANVLVAIFSEQESQAVYLLKKSDVTRLDVVNFISHGVSKIDDEAVEHNDIDTDVSEQEEAQSMLDKYSTNLNISAKEGKIDPLIGRESEVERSIQVLCRRRKNNPLLVGEAGVGKTAIAEGLAYRIVNNEVPEVIADATVYSLDMGALLAGTKYRGDFEKRLKGILKELSDDPQAILFIDEIHTIIGAGAASGGVMDASNLLKPKLSSGELRCIGSTTYQEYQGIFEKDRALARRFQKVDVVEPTVSDTTKILMGLKSRYEAHHNVRYTHKAMRAAAELSAKYINERFLPDKAIDIIDEAGASQRLMPASKRKKTINVTDIEQIISKIARIPEKSVSASDKEVLKNIDRDLKLVVFGQDQAIDTLTDAIRLSRSGLGSETKPIGNFLFAGPTGVGKTEVTAQLAKIMGVELVRFDMSEYMERHAVSRLIGAPPGYVGFDQGGMLTDAVIKHPYSVVLLDEIEKAHSDVYNILLQVMDHGTLTDNNGRKVDFRNVVLVMTTNAGVQETIRTSIGFKQQDHSHDAKSEINKIFTPEFRNRLDSIVWFNNLDKEVILQVVDKFIVELQVQLDNKGVSLEVTNQAREWLAEKGYDKNMGARPMARVIQQEVKKELAHELLFGRLSHGGSVKITLKKDKLSFEILSDAKEKPEALNS
- the clpS gene encoding ATP-dependent Clp protease adapter ClpS, with the translated sequence MGKDNTIDIEKQKSTVRQKAVPPPMYKVFLNNDDYTPMDFVIEVLVRFFNLDGEKAQQIMLTVHYQGRAVCGIYTAEIAETKVMQVSNYAREHQHPLMCTMEQA
- the cspD gene encoding cold shock domain-containing protein CspD, which gives rise to MAVGKVKWFNNAKGFGFIVPDDGGEDIFAHYSTIQMEGYRSLKAGQEVKYDIEQGPKGLHAENIDFNGEPER
- a CDS encoding NADP-dependent isocitrate dehydrogenase, whose amino-acid sequence is MTISKSKIIYTKTDEAPALATYSLLPIIRSFAASADIEVELSDISLAARILAGFADKLPAEQVVPDALDELGKLTQVASTNIIKLPNISASIPQLVAAIKELQAKGFALPDFPEVANTDEEKDVKARYAKVLGSAVNPVLREGNSDRRAPIAVKNYVKNNPHSMGAWSKDSKTHVAHMGTGCFYSSEKSVTLAKAGHASIEFTDKNGVKTVLKDKINLLAGEVLDASFMSKKALCEFFEKEITDAKNSGVLFSLHMKATMMKVSDPIIFGHCVKVYFKDVFAKHGDLFDELGVDTKNGFGSVYEKIASLPAEKQAEIEQDIAACYASRPPMAMVNSDKGITNLHVPSDIIVDASMPAMIRGSGHMWGPDGAAGDCKATIPDTTYATIYQQAIDFCKENGAFDPTTMGTVPNVGLMAQKAEEYGSHDKTFEIPADGTVQVIDQDGVVLLEHDVEEGDIWRACQAKDAPIRDWVKLAVTRARQSNTPAVFWLDPKRAHDAQLIAKVTTYLKEHDTSGLDISIQSPDDAIRFSMERAMKGEDTISVTGNVLRDYLTDLFPIIELGTSAKMLSIVPLMAGGGLFETGAGGSAPKHVQQFVEEGHLRWDSLGEFLALGVSLEDLAIKTDNAKAKVLAEALDKATETLLTNGKSPLRKVGQLDNRGSHFYLALYWAGELAAQTADAELAAKFKPLFETLSTNEATIVAEIDATQGKAADIGGYYYPDEALITKAMCPSETLTNALNA